The following are encoded in a window of Prochlorococcus marinus str. MIT 1013 genomic DNA:
- a CDS encoding HAD family hydrolase translates to MSKNIKAIIFDMDGVLIDAKEWHYDALNQALEIFGEKIERSEHLSSFDGLPTRSKLDLLSKSGRIPIHLHEFINELKQAFTMEITAVRCKPRFIHQYALSMLKLDGYKLALASNSVIKTINTMMELASLSEYLEFSLSNEDVNDPKPSPEIYIKALGKLNLNAKEVVVVEDNKNGIEAAKAAGTNVLEVESTNEVTYNNIKKFIMNLEKK, encoded by the coding sequence ATGAGTAAAAATATAAAAGCAATTATATTTGATATGGATGGTGTTCTAATTGATGCTAAAGAATGGCATTACGATGCTCTTAATCAAGCTCTAGAAATATTTGGTGAAAAAATTGAAAGATCGGAGCATCTTTCATCTTTTGATGGGTTACCAACTAGAAGTAAATTAGATTTGTTATCTAAAAGTGGAAGAATTCCAATTCATTTACATGAATTCATTAATGAACTAAAGCAAGCATTTACCATGGAGATAACAGCTGTAAGATGTAAGCCAAGATTCATTCATCAATATGCCCTTTCTATGTTGAAATTAGATGGTTACAAATTAGCTTTAGCCTCAAATAGTGTAATCAAAACAATTAATACTATGATGGAATTAGCTTCATTATCTGAATACTTAGAATTTAGCTTATCGAATGAAGATGTAAATGACCCTAAGCCTAGTCCTGAGATTTACATAAAAGCCCTTGGAAAACTTAATTTAAATGCAAAAGAAGTTGTTGTTGTTGAAGATAATAAAAATGGCATTGAAGCAGCAAAGGCAGCAGGGACTAATGTACTAGAAGTAGAGTCAACAAATGAAGTTACATATAATAATATTAAAAAATTTATTATGAACTTAGAAAAAAAATAA
- a CDS encoding glycosyltransferase family 2 protein — MRILVLIPAYNCEHQIGRVINQFNPTISPLFEEIMIIENKSKDKTINSAINAFKQNQHLNGFVCTNANNVGYGGTLKIGFNYAIEKNYDFIMILHGDDQGDVMDMIPYINDQSIKEYDCTLGARFHPKSKLKNYSWFRTFGNKVYNLIFSVILGKKILDLGAGINIYKLDAFHDRDYQKFPNDLTFDYCGIISHSYRKRSIRFIPITWREDDQISNVKIISQSIITLKLLLSYCLNKKYFINKDKSLNKISNNILNIIYKQYE, encoded by the coding sequence TTGAGAATATTAGTCTTAATTCCAGCATATAATTGCGAGCATCAAATTGGTAGAGTTATAAATCAATTCAATCCAACTATTAGTCCTCTCTTCGAGGAAATAATGATAATTGAGAATAAAAGTAAAGATAAAACAATTAATTCAGCTATCAATGCTTTCAAACAAAATCAACACCTAAATGGTTTTGTATGCACCAATGCAAATAATGTAGGTTATGGAGGAACGTTAAAAATAGGGTTTAATTATGCAATTGAAAAGAATTATGACTTCATTATGATATTGCACGGTGATGATCAAGGGGATGTAATGGATATGATCCCATACATTAATGACCAATCAATTAAAGAATATGATTGTACTTTAGGAGCTAGATTTCACCCTAAATCTAAACTTAAAAACTACTCTTGGTTTAGAACGTTTGGGAATAAAGTATATAATCTTATTTTTAGTGTGATATTAGGCAAAAAAATATTAGACTTAGGTGCTGGAATAAATATTTATAAATTAGATGCATTTCATGATAGGGATTATCAAAAGTTTCCAAATGATCTCACCTTTGATTATTGTGGGATAATTTCTCATTCATATAGAAAAAGATCGATAAGATTTATTCCTATTACATGGAGAGAAGATGATCAAATTTCAAATGTAAAAATAATTTCGCAATCAATAATTACATTAAAACTTTTACTCAGTTACTGTCTAAATAAAAAATATTTCATCAATAAAGATAAATCTTTAAATAAAATCTCTAACAATATATTAAATATTATCTATAAACAGTATGAATAA
- a CDS encoding GtrA family protein, which produces MNHEIKFIKYSIISGFGLLSSVIIFYICQSILELKAYSSNIIGDISALIFVYIISWYYIFDHEKLHFKRKLLIQTLAKIIVINIISFILLILEANLLPSLTLILNQLITKDLILSIIKLIISPFSLLANYIITYGIIEKYFTGRK; this is translated from the coding sequence ATGAATCATGAAATCAAATTTATAAAATATTCGATTATTTCAGGTTTTGGATTATTGTCTTCTGTTATCATTTTCTATATTTGTCAAAGTATATTAGAACTTAAAGCTTACAGCAGCAATATTATAGGTGATATTTCAGCTCTAATTTTTGTATATATTATCTCTTGGTATTATATATTTGATCATGAAAAATTACATTTCAAAAGGAAATTGCTTATTCAGACTTTAGCGAAAATAATAGTAATTAATATAATCTCATTTATTTTATTAATACTGGAAGCTAATTTACTTCCAAGTTTGACACTCATATTAAATCAATTAATAACAAAAGATTTAATTCTCTCAATAATTAAATTAATTATATCTCCATTTAGTTTATTAGCAAACTATATAATAACTTATGGTATAATTGAAAAATATTTCACAGGCAGGAAGTAA